In bacterium, one DNA window encodes the following:
- a CDS encoding RecX family transcriptional regulator has protein sequence MKNEELIKKILKLLSKKDYSEEEIREKIPSITPSILKELKKKNLIDDYSLSLKIIENLQNKGKGYHYIFKELERRKIKDQIIEKLKKEYDFEKEVEICKKVVSRMEGKSISSIILNLKSRGFSEEIIEKVINF, from the coding sequence GTGAAGAATGAAGAATTAATTAAAAAAATTTTAAAATTATTGAGCAAAAAGGACTATTCAGAAGAAGAAATAAGAGAGAAAATTCCTTCAATAACACCTTCTATTCTGAAAGAACTGAAGAAAAAAAATTTGATTGATGATTATTCTCTTTCCTTAAAGATAATAGAAAATCTGCAAAATAAAGGAAAAGGTTATCATTATATATTTAAAGAACTTGAGAGAAGGAAAATAAAAGACCAGATTATTGAAAAATTGAAAAAGGAATACGATTTTGAGAAAGAAGTTGAAATCTGTAAAAAGGTAGTTTCAAGAATGGAAGGGAAATCAATTTCCTCAATTATTCTGAATTTGAAAAGCAGAGGATTTTCAGAAGAAATTATTGAGAAGGTTATTAACTTTTAA
- a CDS encoding Gfo/Idh/MocA family oxidoreductase, whose product MKEVNVALIGYKFMGKAHSFAYKNVSLFFDLPVKVVMKVICGRTEKAVSQAKEKFGWLEYETDWKKVVERKDIDLIDITTPPNAHKDIAIEAAKNGKIVFCEKPLASTLKDAYEMLEAVEKYGVKHAICFNYRKLPAIGLAKKLIEEGKIGKIYHMRAVYLQDWIVDPDFPLVWRLQKQVAGSGAHGDLNAHLIDMARYLVGEFDEVVGINETFIKERPVLKAKEELETGLGEFKEKAEEKGIVDVDDATIFLVRFKNGAIGSFEATRFAPGRKNGQRFEINGSKGSIVFNLERLNELEYYSRDDESGTQGFRTIIATDASHPYAANWWPAGHIIGYGEAFVNMVADIFNSISKGENPSPNFYDGVKCQEVLEAVDQSIRERKWIKVK is encoded by the coding sequence ATGAAAGAAGTTAATGTTGCTCTTATTGGTTATAAATTTATGGGGAAAGCACATTCGTTTGCATATAAAAATGTATCTCTATTTTTTGACCTTCCTGTTAAGGTGGTTATGAAAGTTATCTGTGGAAGGACAGAAAAGGCAGTAAGCCAGGCAAAGGAAAAATTTGGCTGGCTTGAATATGAAACCGACTGGAAAAAGGTTGTTGAAAGAAAAGATATTGATTTGATTGATATTACTACCCCTCCAAATGCTCATAAAGATATAGCAATAGAGGCAGCAAAAAATGGAAAAATAGTTTTCTGTGAAAAACCACTTGCTTCAACTTTAAAAGATGCCTATGAAATGCTTGAAGCAGTTGAAAAATATGGTGTTAAGCATGCAATATGCTTTAATTATAGAAAACTTCCTGCTATTGGACTTGCTAAAAAACTTATAGAAGAGGGGAAAATAGGAAAAATTTATCATATGAGAGCGGTTTATTTACAGGACTGGATTGTTGACCCTGATTTTCCACTTGTCTGGAGATTACAGAAACAGGTTGCTGGAAGTGGTGCCCATGGTGATTTAAATGCTCATTTAATTGATATGGCAAGATACCTTGTGGGTGAATTTGATGAGGTTGTTGGAATTAATGAGACATTTATTAAGGAAAGGCCTGTTTTAAAGGCAAAGGAAGAACTTGAGACAGGACTTGGTGAATTTAAAGAAAAGGCGGAGGAAAAAGGAATTGTTGATGTTGATGATGCTACTATTTTTCTTGTAAGATTTAAAAATGGTGCAATTGGTTCTTTTGAAGCAACAAGATTTGCTCCTGGCAGGAAAAATGGTCAGAGATTTGAGATAAATGGAAGTAAGGGAAGTATTGTATTTAATCTTGAACGACTTAACGAACTTGAATATTACAGTAGAGATGATGAAAGTGGAACTCAGGGTTTTAGAACTATTATAGCAACAGACGCTTCCCATCCTTATGCTGCAAACTGGTGGCCAGCAGGTCATATAATCGGTTATGGAGAGGCATTTGTAAATATGGTTGCAGATATATTCAATTCAATCTCTAAGGGAGAAAATCCCAGTCCAAATTTCTATGATGGAGTTAAATGTCAGGAAGTCCTTGAAGCAGTTGACCAGTCAATTAGGGAAAGAAAATGGATTAAGGTGAAATAA
- a CDS encoding DegQ family serine endoprotease: MKKNIMIGFIFGLIFSGLVFTGYSAIEKKTESKKFYSGIITPTSLDEPLTLQSAFVQVAKSVKPAVVQITTEKIVTYRYWDPFGDLDEFFRSPFEEFFGTPRRRQQPKTYQKKQEGLGSGFIVDEDGYILTNNHVIEGVDKILVKLLGDERKYEAKVIGTDPKTDLALIKINAGKPLPYVKLGDSDKIEVGEWVIAIGNPFGLEETVTVGVVSAKGRSGFGITQYEDFIQTDAAINPGNSGGPLVNIRGEVIGINTFIIAPYVAQGVGFAIPINLAKKVFTQLKEKGKVTRGYLGVYLQALDEELAKSFGLSEIKGALVAQVLKDSPAEKGGIKDGDVIIEYDGTEVKDVKDLQMKVANTPVGKRVSVGIWRDKKKIVLNVTVGEMPAEEPVAAETEEKLWRGMRVSALTEEMKSQFGIDENEGVVVTYVETGSPADESGIKVGSVIKMINDYKISNISDYRKVIKNIPKNTDVRVQIKFGDRTRFLVLKGEK; encoded by the coding sequence ATGAAAAAAAATATAATGATAGGGTTTATTTTTGGATTGATTTTTTCAGGACTTGTTTTTACTGGATACAGTGCAATTGAAAAGAAAACAGAAAGTAAAAAGTTTTATTCAGGAATAATTACGCCCACATCTCTTGATGAACCTCTTACTTTACAGAGTGCATTTGTTCAGGTTGCAAAATCAGTTAAACCTGCAGTTGTTCAGATTACAACAGAAAAGATAGTTACATATAGATACTGGGACCCATTTGGAGATCTGGATGAATTTTTCAGGTCTCCTTTTGAAGAATTTTTTGGTACACCAAGGAGAAGACAGCAACCAAAAACCTATCAGAAAAAACAGGAAGGACTTGGTTCAGGTTTTATAGTAGATGAGGATGGATACATTTTAACAAATAACCATGTTATTGAAGGAGTTGATAAAATACTTGTTAAACTTCTTGGAGATGAAAGAAAGTATGAAGCAAAAGTTATAGGAACTGACCCGAAAACAGACCTTGCTTTAATAAAGATAAATGCTGGAAAGCCTTTACCTTATGTTAAACTTGGAGATTCTGATAAAATTGAGGTAGGTGAATGGGTAATTGCTATTGGAAATCCTTTTGGACTTGAAGAAACAGTTACAGTTGGAGTGGTAAGTGCAAAAGGAAGAAGCGGTTTTGGGATAACTCAATATGAAGATTTTATTCAGACAGATGCAGCAATCAATCCAGGTAATTCAGGTGGTCCTCTTGTTAATATAAGAGGAGAGGTAATAGGAATAAATACATTTATAATTGCTCCTTATGTTGCACAGGGTGTTGGTTTTGCCATCCCAATAAATCTTGCAAAAAAAGTTTTTACTCAATTAAAGGAAAAGGGAAAGGTTACAAGAGGATATCTTGGAGTGTACCTGCAAGCACTTGATGAAGAACTTGCAAAATCATTTGGTTTGTCTGAAATAAAAGGTGCTCTTGTTGCTCAGGTTTTAAAAGATAGTCCAGCGGAAAAGGGTGGAATAAAAGATGGAGATGTAATCATTGAATATGATGGAACTGAGGTTAAAGATGTTAAGGATTTACAGATGAAGGTTGCAAATACTCCTGTTGGGAAAAGAGTTTCAGTTGGTATATGGAGAGATAAGAAAAAAATTGTTTTAAATGTTACAGTTGGAGAAATGCCTGCTGAAGAACCCGTCGCCGCAGAGACAGAAGAAAAACTATGGAGAGGTATGAGAGTATCTGCTTTAACAGAAGAAATGAAATCTCAGTTTGGTATAGATGAAAATGAAGGTGTTGTTGTTACTTATGTTGAAACAGGTTCTCCCGCAGATGAAAGTGGAATTAAGGTTGGAAGTGTTATTAAGATGATAAATGATTATAAGATTTCAAACATTTCAGATTATAGAAAGGTAATAAAAAACATTCCGAAAAATACAGATGTCAGGGTTCAAATTAAATTTGGAGATAGAACAAGATTTTTGGTATTGAAAGGTGAAAAATAA